In Streptomyces sp. NBC_00704, a genomic segment contains:
- a CDS encoding CsbD family protein, with the protein MAGEQKSKAKMEQAKGKAKEAAGRAVGNERLEAEGRADQAKGDARQAKEKTKDVFKH; encoded by the coding sequence GTGGCAGGCGAGCAGAAGTCCAAGGCGAAGATGGAACAGGCCAAGGGCAAGGCCAAGGAAGCGGCCGGCCGTGCCGTGGGCAACGAGAGGCTCGAAGCCGAGGGCCGCGCGGACCAGGCCAAGGGCGACGCGCGTCAGGCCAAGGAGAAGACGAAGGACGTCTTCAAGCACTGA
- a CDS encoding TetR/AcrR family transcriptional regulator, with protein MIDGVATDPSNTSSPSGEVKPRRARRTRMTGAERRQQLLEIGRTLFAEKGFEGTSVEEIAAKAGVSKPVVYEHFGGKEGLYAVVVDREMRRLLDMVTSSLTAGHPRELLEQAAFALLDYIEEYTDGFRILVRDSPIPQSTGSFASLISDIATQVEDILGREFKSRGFDAKLAPLYAQALVGMVALTGQWWLDVRRPKKAEVAAHLVNLCWHGLERLEAKPHLIGRRKS; from the coding sequence ATGATTGACGGCGTGGCGACCGATCCCAGCAACACCTCCAGTCCCAGCGGTGAAGTGAAGCCGCGGCGTGCGCGTCGCACCAGGATGACGGGAGCGGAGCGTCGGCAGCAGTTGCTGGAGATCGGTCGCACCCTGTTCGCGGAGAAGGGCTTCGAGGGCACGTCGGTGGAGGAGATCGCGGCGAAGGCCGGGGTGTCCAAGCCGGTGGTGTACGAGCACTTCGGCGGCAAGGAGGGGCTGTACGCGGTCGTGGTGGACCGGGAGATGCGCCGGCTGCTGGACATGGTGACGTCGTCGTTGACGGCGGGCCACCCTCGTGAGCTGCTCGAACAGGCGGCGTTCGCGCTTCTCGACTACATCGAGGAGTACACGGACGGGTTCCGCATCCTGGTGCGGGACTCGCCCATCCCGCAGTCGACGGGTTCTTTCGCCTCGCTGATCTCGGACATCGCCACGCAGGTGGAGGACATCCTGGGCCGCGAGTTCAAGAGCCGCGGCTTCGACGCGAAGCTGGCCCCGCTGTACGCGCAGGCCCTGGTGGGCATGGTGGCGCTGACCGGGCAGTGGTGGCTGGACGTGCGCCGTCCGAAGAAGGCGGAGGTGGCGGCGCATCTGGTGAACCTGTGCTGGCACGGCCTGGAACGCCTGGAGGCCAAGCCGCACCTGATCGGGCGCCGCAAGAGCTGA
- a CDS encoding acyl-CoA desaturase produces the protein MTTGSNVIQDPSKTPDGATTSSATLGGEQKRSIEQITLLLFIVVPFLAVLAAVPLAWGWGVSWLDMGLLVFMYFLGCHGITIGFHRYFTHGSFKAKRPLRIALAVMGSLAVEGPLVRWVADHRKHHKFSDADGDPHSPWRFGETVPALMRGLWWAHIAWMFDEEQTSQEKYAPDLIKDPAIRAISRQFVLFTVVSLAIPPLVGGLVTMSWWGAFTAFFWGSLVRVALLHHVTWSINSICHAVGKRPFKSRDRSGNVWWLAVLSCGESWHNLHHADPTSARHGVMRGQVDSSARFIRWFEMLGWAYDVRWPSRSRIDSRRDTGEDGSRQGRAAAETA, from the coding sequence ATGACCACAGGCTCCAACGTGATCCAGGACCCTTCGAAGACGCCGGACGGCGCCACCACGTCCTCCGCCACTCTCGGCGGCGAGCAGAAGCGATCGATCGAGCAGATCACGCTGCTGCTCTTCATCGTCGTTCCGTTCCTCGCCGTGTTGGCGGCGGTGCCGCTGGCCTGGGGCTGGGGGGTGAGCTGGCTGGACATGGGACTGCTGGTCTTCATGTACTTCCTCGGCTGCCACGGCATCACGATCGGTTTCCACCGGTACTTCACGCACGGTTCGTTCAAGGCGAAGCGGCCGCTCCGGATCGCGCTGGCGGTCATGGGCTCGCTGGCGGTGGAGGGGCCGCTGGTGCGCTGGGTGGCCGATCACCGCAAGCACCACAAGTTCTCCGACGCGGACGGGGACCCGCATTCGCCGTGGCGGTTCGGGGAGACCGTGCCGGCGCTGATGAGGGGCCTGTGGTGGGCCCACATCGCGTGGATGTTCGACGAGGAGCAGACGTCGCAGGAGAAGTACGCGCCGGATCTGATCAAGGACCCGGCGATCCGGGCGATCTCGCGGCAGTTCGTGCTGTTCACGGTGGTGTCGCTGGCGATCCCGCCGCTGGTGGGCGGGCTGGTGACGATGTCCTGGTGGGGCGCGTTCACGGCGTTCTTCTGGGGTTCGCTGGTGCGGGTGGCGCTGCTGCACCACGTGACGTGGTCGATCAACTCGATCTGCCACGCGGTGGGCAAGCGGCCGTTCAAGTCGCGTGACCGTTCGGGCAACGTGTGGTGGCTGGCGGTCCTGTCGTGCGGCGAGTCCTGGCACAACCTGCACCACGCCGATCCGACGTCGGCGCGGCACGGGGTGATGCGGGGCCAGGTGGACTCCTCGGCGCGCTTCATCCGGTGGTTCGAGATGCTCGGCTGGGCGTACGACGTGCGCTGGCCGTCACGCTCGCGTATCGATTCTCGCCGTGACACCGGTGAGGACGGCTCCCGGCAGGGGAGGGCGGCCGCCGAGACGGCATGA
- a CDS encoding trans-aconitate 2-methyltransferase, producing the protein MTTNPSWDPAQYLRHAGHRARPFADLLARVPALPREPPRIADLGCGPGNVTAVLADRWPTARITGYDNSPQMLADAAAHAGPHLDFAHADLTDWTPAETYDLLVSNAALQWVPGHLDALAGWLDGLAPGGTLAFQIPHNADAPLHALMRELAGGARWKGRLGHVLRREDSVHAPGVYLDRLARLGCAADVWTTTYLHVLPGEDPVLDWVKGTGLRPALDALADDPEARDAFVAAYRDLLREAYPSTPYGTVLPFRRLFAVAVKRA; encoded by the coding sequence ATGACGACGAACCCCTCCTGGGACCCGGCCCAGTACCTGCGCCACGCCGGCCACCGCGCCCGCCCCTTCGCCGACCTCCTCGCCCGCGTCCCCGCCCTGCCCCGCGAACCGCCCCGCATCGCCGACCTCGGCTGCGGACCCGGCAACGTCACCGCCGTCCTCGCCGACCGCTGGCCCACCGCCCGGATCACCGGCTACGACAACTCGCCGCAGATGCTCGCCGACGCCGCCGCCCACGCCGGCCCGCACCTCGACTTCGCCCACGCCGACCTCACCGACTGGACACCCGCCGAGACCTACGATCTCCTCGTGTCCAACGCCGCCCTCCAGTGGGTCCCCGGCCACCTGGACGCCCTCGCCGGCTGGCTGGACGGCCTCGCCCCGGGCGGCACCCTCGCCTTCCAGATCCCGCACAACGCCGACGCCCCCCTCCACGCCCTGATGCGCGAGCTGGCCGGCGGCGCCCGCTGGAAAGGCCGCCTCGGCCACGTCCTGCGCCGCGAGGACTCCGTCCACGCACCCGGCGTCTACCTCGACCGGCTCGCCCGCCTCGGCTGCGCCGCCGACGTGTGGACCACGACCTACCTGCACGTCCTGCCCGGCGAGGACCCCGTCCTCGACTGGGTCAAGGGCACCGGACTGCGCCCCGCCCTCGACGCCCTCGCCGACGACCCCGAGGCCCGCGACGCCTTCGTCGCCGCATACCGCGACCTGCTCCGCGAGGCCTACCCCAGCACGCCCTACGGCACCGTCCTGCCCTTCCGCCGCCTGTTCGCCGTCGCCGTGAAGCGGGCCTGA